A genomic window from Streptomyces sp. NBC_00234 includes:
- a CDS encoding ABC transporter substrate-binding protein, with the protein MRRSRAAAVGAVTLSLVLTAAACGGGSSGGGGSNEQPKTLTYWASNQGASLEVDKKVLQPELDKFEKETGIKVKLEVVPWGDLLNRILTATTSGQGPDVLNIGNTWSASLQASGALLPWDAKNFDAIGGKDRFVESALGSTGVQGQDPAAVPLYSMAYALYYNKKMFEDAGIAEPPATWDEVAKTGKLLAKDGKGGLGAEGSNLSNNIHQVFVLGKQHGADFFTPDGKADFTSDGAVAAVKQYVDLMAKDKIIAPGNAEYAQNQSLSDFATDKTAMVLWQTASATFKAQGMNEDEWGVAPAPVQSGAPGEGTATNSMVAGINMAVFKNTKNTDGAMKFVKFMTGDEEQTILNKAYGSIPPVKAAQEDPAFNGPALSVLRETLATSAAALPQVPEESQFETVVGTAVKELFADAAAGRPVTGASVKAKLEKAQQQMPKK; encoded by the coding sequence ATGCGCAGAAGCCGAGCCGCGGCCGTCGGTGCCGTCACTCTCTCGCTCGTACTCACCGCGGCTGCCTGTGGCGGCGGATCGTCCGGTGGGGGCGGGTCCAACGAGCAGCCCAAGACCCTCACCTACTGGGCCTCCAACCAGGGTGCCAGCCTCGAAGTCGACAAGAAGGTCCTCCAGCCCGAACTCGACAAGTTCGAGAAGGAGACCGGCATCAAGGTGAAGCTGGAGGTGGTGCCGTGGGGGGACCTGCTCAACCGCATCCTCACCGCGACCACCTCGGGCCAGGGCCCGGACGTCCTCAACATCGGCAACACCTGGAGCGCCTCGCTCCAGGCCAGTGGCGCGCTGCTGCCCTGGGACGCGAAGAACTTCGACGCGATCGGTGGAAAGGACCGCTTCGTCGAGTCCGCCCTCGGCTCGACGGGCGTCCAGGGCCAGGACCCCGCGGCCGTCCCGCTCTACTCCATGGCGTACGCCCTCTACTACAACAAGAAGATGTTCGAGGACGCGGGCATAGCCGAGCCGCCCGCGACCTGGGACGAGGTGGCCAAGACCGGCAAGCTGCTGGCCAAGGACGGCAAGGGGGGCCTCGGCGCGGAGGGATCGAACCTCTCCAACAACATCCACCAGGTCTTCGTCCTCGGCAAGCAGCACGGCGCCGACTTCTTCACCCCCGACGGCAAGGCGGATTTCACCTCCGACGGAGCCGTCGCCGCCGTCAAGCAGTACGTCGACCTGATGGCCAAGGACAAGATCATCGCGCCCGGCAACGCCGAGTACGCGCAGAACCAGTCCCTGAGCGACTTCGCCACCGACAAGACCGCGATGGTGCTCTGGCAGACCGCCTCCGCGACCTTCAAGGCCCAGGGCATGAACGAGGACGAGTGGGGGGTCGCGCCGGCGCCGGTGCAGTCCGGCGCGCCCGGCGAGGGCACCGCCACCAACTCCATGGTGGCCGGCATCAACATGGCCGTCTTCAAGAACACCAAGAACACCGACGGCGCCATGAAGTTCGTGAAGTTCATGACCGGTGACGAGGAGCAGACGATCCTCAACAAGGCGTACGGCTCGATCCCGCCGGTCAAGGCCGCCCAGGAGGACCCGGCGTTCAACGGACCGGCCCTCTCGGTCCTCAGGGAGACTCTCGCCACCAGCGCCGCCGCGCTGCCCCAGGTCCCCGAGGAGTCGCAGTTCGAGACGGTCGTCGGTACCGCGGTCAAGGAGCTCTTCGCCGACGCCGCCGCCGGCCGCCCGGTGACCGGGGCATCGGTCAAGGCCAAGCTCGAAAAGGCCCAGCAGCAGATGCCCAAGAAGTGA
- a CDS encoding carbohydrate ABC transporter permease, with protein sequence MTTTVAPGTGARTAPKDQPGAEPRRRRSGRLRRIGLPYLLLLPAVLLELLVHIVPMAIGIVVSFRELTQFYIRDWTTAPWAGLDNYALAVDFDAPVGEALLKSFVTTCVFTLISVALCWLIGTAAAVFMQENFRGRGFLRTLFLVPYALPVYAAVITWAFMFQRDNGLINHVIHDQLGLTDSPPFWLIGENSFVTLLVVAVWKGWPFAFLIMMAGLQNIPREIYEAAALDGAGVWQQIRRITLPSLRPVNQVLILVLFLWTFNDFNTPFVLFGKAAPESADLISIHIYQSSFQTWNFGTGSAMSVLLLLFLLVVTGLYLLLTSRGRKATDV encoded by the coding sequence ATGACCACCACCGTTGCCCCCGGCACGGGTGCGCGGACAGCACCGAAGGACCAGCCCGGAGCGGAGCCCCGCAGGCGCCGCTCCGGGCGGCTGCGCCGCATCGGCCTGCCCTACCTGCTGCTGCTTCCCGCCGTCCTGCTGGAACTCCTCGTCCACATCGTGCCGATGGCGATCGGCATCGTCGTCAGCTTCAGGGAACTCACCCAGTTCTACATCCGCGACTGGACCACCGCGCCCTGGGCCGGGCTGGACAACTACGCGCTCGCGGTCGACTTCGACGCCCCCGTGGGGGAGGCGCTGCTGAAGTCCTTCGTCACCACCTGTGTGTTCACCCTGATCTCGGTCGCCCTGTGCTGGCTGATCGGCACCGCCGCCGCGGTCTTCATGCAGGAGAACTTCCGGGGCAGGGGCTTCCTGCGCACCCTGTTCCTCGTGCCGTACGCGCTGCCGGTCTACGCGGCGGTCATCACCTGGGCGTTCATGTTCCAGCGGGACAACGGCCTGATCAACCACGTGATCCACGACCAGCTGGGGCTCACCGACAGCCCGCCGTTCTGGCTGATCGGCGAGAACAGCTTCGTCACCCTGCTCGTCGTGGCGGTGTGGAAGGGCTGGCCCTTCGCCTTCCTCATCATGATGGCCGGGCTGCAGAACATCCCCCGGGAGATCTACGAGGCCGCCGCCCTCGACGGGGCCGGCGTGTGGCAGCAGATCCGCCGCATCACGCTGCCCTCGCTGCGGCCCGTCAACCAGGTCCTGATCCTCGTCCTGTTCCTGTGGACCTTCAACGACTTCAACACGCCGTTCGTGCTCTTCGGCAAGGCGGCGCCCGAGTCGGCGGACCTGATCTCGATCCACATCTACCAGTCCTCGTTCCAGACCTGGAACTTCGGTACGGGCTCCGCCATGTCGGTCCTGCTGCTCCTGTTCCTGCTGGTCGTCACGGGGCTCTACCTCCTCCTCACCTCACGGGGAAGGAAGGCCACCGATGTCTAG
- a CDS encoding glycoside hydrolase family 3 C-terminal domain-containing protein, giving the protein MTDETLDGLIGRLDLARKVRLLTGATTWRTAADEEAGLRELVMSDGPAGVRGEAWDERRTSALLPSASALGALWDEELVGELGALLAAEAVRKGVDVVLAPTLNLHRSPLGGRHFECFSEDPELTGRIGAALIRGIQARGVAATAKHFVANDSETDRLTVDVRVSERVLREVYLAPFEAAVEAGVWLVMAGYNAVNGTTMTAGELLAEPLKGEWGFDGAVVSDWGAVRSTGTTARAALDLAMPGPGGPWGASLVRAVKDGLVPEAAVDDKVRRLLRLADRVGALGPHRRRATAVAGARDSRALLRRAVAAGSVLLSNRAVLPLDPAALSGVAVIGVHAASPRTQGGGSAGVFPSGVVTPLDGIRARLRGRARVVHVPGPSLGVPPAPLDTVRCVDPRSGEPGVLLRVLDASGEELYAERRLSGRQLEPEEVPGAHTVEIGALLRPQGAGEWTFGVGGFGRMSLAVDGRTLLDGEFPRLTDDPAVVHVNPPVHTVRVPLDSTRPVHLVARRELVPGSGRATVLAASPPEPDAAASLAAAARAARDADAAIVVVGTTEHSETEGYDRTGLALGGHQDALVRAVAAANPRTVVVVNSGGPVELPWRDEAGAVLLTWFPGQEGGAGIADVLFGVAEPGGRLPTTWAARLSDAPVTGVQPSDGRLVYAEGLHIGHRAWLRAEREPAYWFGHGLGYTSWEFEALEVPDAVERGAAFTVRVRLRNTGARPGREVVQVYLARPGSAVERPVRWFAGYTAVHAAPGRTATAEVEVPARALRHWCPETGAWSVESGPYRVMAGRSAGDLRQEGTVTVAGP; this is encoded by the coding sequence ATGACTGACGAGACGCTCGACGGGCTCATCGGCCGGCTGGACCTGGCCCGCAAGGTGCGCCTGCTCACCGGTGCGACGACCTGGCGGACCGCCGCCGACGAGGAGGCGGGGCTGCGGGAGCTGGTGATGTCCGACGGACCCGCCGGGGTACGGGGCGAGGCGTGGGACGAGCGGCGCACCTCGGCCCTGCTGCCCTCGGCCTCCGCGCTCGGCGCCCTGTGGGACGAGGAACTGGTCGGGGAACTGGGCGCGTTGCTCGCCGCCGAAGCGGTCCGCAAGGGGGTCGACGTGGTGCTGGCCCCCACCCTCAATCTGCACCGCTCCCCGCTCGGCGGCCGGCACTTCGAGTGCTTCTCCGAGGATCCCGAGCTGACCGGCCGTATCGGCGCGGCACTGATCCGGGGCATCCAGGCCCGGGGAGTGGCCGCCACGGCGAAGCACTTCGTGGCCAACGACTCCGAGACCGACCGTCTCACCGTCGACGTCCGGGTGTCCGAGCGCGTGCTCCGGGAGGTGTACCTCGCCCCGTTCGAAGCGGCGGTCGAGGCCGGGGTGTGGCTGGTGATGGCCGGCTACAACGCCGTCAACGGCACGACCATGACGGCCGGGGAGCTGCTCGCGGAGCCGCTCAAGGGGGAGTGGGGCTTCGACGGGGCCGTCGTCTCGGACTGGGGCGCCGTACGGTCCACCGGGACGACGGCCCGCGCCGCGCTCGACCTCGCGATGCCGGGGCCCGGGGGCCCCTGGGGCGCGTCCCTGGTCCGCGCGGTGAAGGACGGGCTCGTCCCCGAGGCCGCCGTCGACGACAAGGTGCGGCGCCTGCTGCGGCTCGCGGACCGCGTCGGGGCGCTCGGCCCGCACCGCCGCCGCGCCACGGCGGTCGCGGGAGCACGTGACAGCCGGGCGCTGCTGCGCCGCGCGGTGGCCGCCGGATCGGTGCTGCTGAGCAACCGCGCGGTCCTTCCGCTGGACCCCGCCGCGCTGTCGGGCGTCGCCGTCATCGGGGTGCACGCCGCCTCCCCCCGCACCCAGGGCGGTGGCAGCGCGGGCGTCTTCCCCTCCGGCGTGGTCACCCCGCTCGACGGCATCCGCGCCCGGCTGCGCGGCCGTGCCCGGGTGGTGCACGTCCCCGGCCCCTCGCTGGGCGTCCCGCCCGCTCCGCTGGACACCGTCCGGTGCGTGGACCCGAGGTCGGGGGAGCCCGGGGTCCTGCTGCGGGTCCTGGACGCTTCGGGCGAGGAGCTGTACGCGGAACGCCGCCTGTCGGGGCGCCAGTTGGAGCCGGAGGAGGTGCCGGGGGCGCATACCGTGGAGATCGGTGCGCTGCTGCGCCCGCAGGGTGCGGGGGAGTGGACGTTCGGCGTGGGCGGCTTCGGCCGGATGTCACTCGCGGTGGACGGACGGACGCTCCTGGACGGGGAGTTCCCCCGGCTGACGGACGACCCGGCCGTCGTCCATGTGAACCCGCCCGTCCACACCGTACGGGTCCCCCTGGACTCCACCCGGCCCGTCCACCTGGTCGCCCGCCGCGAGCTGGTCCCGGGGAGCGGGCGGGCCACGGTCCTCGCCGCGTCGCCACCGGAGCCGGACGCGGCGGCCTCCCTCGCCGCGGCGGCCCGCGCGGCCCGCGACGCGGACGCCGCGATCGTGGTCGTCGGCACCACCGAGCACAGCGAGACCGAGGGCTACGACCGGACCGGACTGGCCCTGGGCGGTCATCAGGACGCTCTCGTACGCGCGGTGGCCGCCGCCAACCCGCGCACCGTGGTGGTCGTCAACAGCGGGGGCCCCGTCGAGCTGCCGTGGCGGGACGAGGCGGGCGCGGTGCTGCTCACCTGGTTCCCGGGCCAGGAGGGCGGTGCGGGAATCGCCGACGTCCTGTTCGGAGTCGCCGAACCGGGCGGCCGGCTCCCCACCACCTGGGCGGCCCGGCTGTCCGACGCACCCGTCACCGGCGTGCAGCCGTCGGACGGCCGCCTGGTCTACGCGGAAGGTCTCCACATCGGTCACCGGGCCTGGCTGCGCGCGGAGCGGGAGCCGGCCTACTGGTTCGGCCACGGACTCGGGTACACCAGCTGGGAGTTCGAGGCGCTGGAGGTGCCGGACGCGGTGGAGCGGGGAGCCGCGTTCACCGTGCGCGTCCGGCTGCGCAACACGGGGGCGCGGCCCGGGCGCGAGGTGGTGCAGGTCTATCTGGCGCGCCCGGGGTCCGCGGTCGAGCGGCCCGTGCGCTGGTTCGCCGGGTACACGGCCGTGCACGCGGCCCCGGGGCGGACGGCGACCGCGGAGGTGGAGGTGCCGGCCCGCGCGCTGCGGCACTGGTGCCCGGAGACCGGGGCCTGGTCCGTGGAGTCGGGACCGTACCGGGTCATGGCCGGACGGTCGGCCGGGGACCTCCGCCAGGAGGGGACGGTCACGGTCGCCGGGCCGTGA
- a CDS encoding GH1 family beta-glucosidase codes for MSAPIDLAAFPRDFAWGTATSAYQIEGAVTADGRGPSIWDTFSHTPGKIDNGDHGDEACDHYHRWPEDISLMKRLGTDAYRLSLAWPRIVPGGDGPVNAAGLDFYDRLVDGLLDAGITPSVTVYHWDLPQALQDRGGWAERETAEHFAAYASVVAERLGDRVTQWATLNEPLCSAWIGHLEGRMAPGLSDLTTAVRASYHLLLGHGLATQAIRAAAPGAQIGLVTNHSTVAAASTRSEDIAAAVRMDGHTNRWWLDPVYGRGFPADMRELYGVDLPERPGDLDTIAAPLDWHGLNYYFPATVVDDPEGPVPYAREVRLPDVPRSGLDWQIDADGLEALLMRLTDDYGLSRIYVTENGSAFPDTRGPDGAVHDPERTRYLEQHVAACARAVRKGAPLAGYYAWSLLDNFEWAYGYDPRFGLVHVDYPTQTRTIKSSGHRYAEIISAHRQAHG; via the coding sequence GTGTCCGCTCCCATCGACCTTGCCGCCTTTCCCCGCGACTTCGCCTGGGGCACCGCCACGTCCGCCTACCAGATCGAGGGCGCCGTCACGGCCGACGGCCGCGGCCCCTCCATCTGGGACACGTTCTCCCACACCCCCGGGAAGATCGACAACGGCGACCACGGCGACGAAGCCTGCGACCACTACCACCGGTGGCCCGAGGACATCTCCCTGATGAAGCGGCTCGGCACCGACGCCTACCGCCTCTCCCTCGCCTGGCCCCGGATCGTCCCCGGCGGCGACGGCCCGGTCAACGCCGCCGGACTCGACTTCTACGACCGCCTCGTCGACGGACTGCTCGACGCCGGCATCACCCCGTCCGTCACCGTCTACCACTGGGACCTTCCCCAGGCGCTCCAGGACCGGGGCGGCTGGGCGGAGCGCGAGACGGCCGAGCACTTCGCCGCGTACGCCTCCGTCGTGGCCGAGCGCCTCGGCGACCGCGTCACCCAGTGGGCCACCCTCAACGAGCCGCTCTGCTCCGCCTGGATCGGCCACCTCGAAGGCCGGATGGCACCGGGCCTGAGCGACCTCACGACCGCCGTCCGGGCCTCCTACCACCTGCTGCTCGGCCACGGTCTCGCCACGCAGGCGATCCGCGCGGCGGCCCCCGGCGCGCAGATCGGCCTCGTGACCAACCACTCGACCGTGGCCGCCGCCTCCACCCGCTCCGAGGACATCGCCGCGGCCGTCCGCATGGACGGGCACACCAACCGCTGGTGGCTGGACCCGGTGTACGGCAGGGGCTTCCCCGCCGACATGCGTGAGCTGTACGGGGTCGACCTGCCCGAGCGCCCCGGCGACCTGGACACGATCGCCGCGCCCCTCGACTGGCACGGTCTCAACTACTACTTCCCCGCGACCGTCGTCGACGACCCCGAGGGACCCGTCCCGTACGCCCGGGAGGTCCGCCTGCCGGACGTCCCGCGCTCCGGACTGGACTGGCAGATCGACGCCGACGGCCTGGAGGCGCTGCTGATGCGCCTCACGGACGACTACGGCCTGAGCCGGATCTACGTCACCGAGAACGGCTCGGCCTTCCCGGACACCCGGGGCCCCGACGGCGCCGTCCACGACCCCGAGCGGACCCGGTACCTGGAACAGCACGTGGCCGCCTGCGCCCGCGCCGTCCGCAAGGGGGCGCCGCTGGCCGGCTACTACGCCTGGTCCCTGCTCGACAACTTCGAGTGGGCCTACGGCTACGACCCGCGCTTCGGACTCGTCCACGTCGACTACCCGACGCAGACCCGCACCATCAAGAGCAGCGGACACCGGTACGCGGAGATCATCAGCGCCCACCGGCAGGCGCACGGCTGA
- a CDS encoding YidC/Oxa1 family membrane protein insertase, with amino-acid sequence MSAFMSAFASLVGSLADLLQPFFQTASTAAAIVLFTALVRLAVHPLSRAAARGQKARTKLQPQIAELRKKHGKNPERMQKALMELHAKEKVSPLSGCLPSLLQMPAFFLLYHLFSSARIGGEPNELLSHRLFEAPLGDRWRDALAEGGLFGAQGLVYLGLFVIVAAVATFNYGRTKRQMAANPVTPATGPDGQPVPGMGAMTKLMPLMSFMTLFTVAFVPLAAALYVVTSTTWTAIERAYLYRDMPVPGSAMATAA; translated from the coding sequence ATGTCCGCTTTCATGTCCGCCTTCGCGAGCCTGGTCGGCTCGCTCGCCGACCTCCTCCAGCCGTTCTTCCAGACGGCTTCCACCGCCGCCGCGATCGTCCTGTTCACCGCCCTCGTGCGGCTCGCCGTGCACCCCCTGTCCCGGGCCGCGGCCCGCGGGCAGAAGGCCCGGACCAAGCTCCAGCCGCAGATCGCGGAGCTGCGCAAGAAGCACGGCAAGAACCCCGAGCGGATGCAGAAGGCGCTGATGGAGCTGCACGCCAAGGAGAAGGTCTCCCCGCTCTCCGGATGCCTGCCGAGCCTGCTCCAGATGCCCGCCTTCTTCCTGCTCTACCACCTGTTCTCCAGTGCGCGGATCGGCGGCGAGCCCAACGAGCTCCTCAGTCACCGGCTCTTCGAGGCCCCGCTCGGCGACCGCTGGCGCGACGCGCTCGCCGAGGGCGGCCTCTTCGGTGCGCAGGGACTGGTCTACCTCGGGCTCTTCGTGATCGTGGCGGCCGTCGCCACCTTCAACTACGGGCGTACGAAGCGACAGATGGCCGCCAACCCCGTGACCCCCGCCACGGGCCCCGACGGGCAGCCGGTTCCCGGCATGGGGGCGATGACCAAGCTCATGCCGCTGATGTCCTTCATGACGCTCTTCACCGTGGCCTTCGTGCCGCTCGCCGCCGCGCTCTACGTGGTGACCAGCACCACCTGGACCGCGATCGAGCGGGCGTACCTGTACCGCGACATGCCGGTCCCGGGCAGCGCCATGGCCACTGCGGCGTAG
- a CDS encoding ROK family transcriptional regulator → MKVRSGRTVRDLRRENRTAVLQRLYFDGPLSRFSLGPATGLSSGSVSNVVAELVAEGLVEEAGSVDSGGGRPRILVRISPRCGYMIGVDVGETRVRIELFDLALTELARVEKPLTGDRVGRNTRYDVGVVVGHLLDGIAEVLERADIPAERLLGVGIGVPGIVARTPEDGAVVHGQTIGWDAVPLERLLRESGLLPETVPYYIDNGAKTLGQAEMWFGAGRGAQSAVVVLFGSGVGACVVSDSMRPGRAVEWGHLTVRVRGRRCRCGAQGCLEAYAGAEALLQRWAEAGGRPPEGADEETALTAMLAAAYPGADAGGTVPEADATALAVLDETAEYLGAGFSDLINLFQPERILVGGWAGLQLGARFLESVRTHATSYALSYPASHVRIDLGTLGPDAVTVGAAILPLADFFARGGRAQETGPEEPAPAWQATLQQRAAH, encoded by the coding sequence GTGAAAGTGCGCAGTGGCCGTACGGTGCGTGACCTGCGGCGGGAAAACCGCACCGCCGTTCTGCAACGGTTGTATTTCGACGGGCCCCTGAGCCGCTTCTCGCTCGGTCCGGCCACCGGACTCAGCTCCGGCTCGGTCAGCAACGTGGTGGCGGAGCTGGTCGCGGAAGGGCTCGTGGAGGAGGCCGGCAGCGTCGACTCCGGCGGCGGACGTCCGCGCATCCTGGTACGGATCAGCCCGCGCTGCGGGTACATGATCGGCGTCGACGTCGGGGAGACCCGGGTACGGATCGAGCTCTTCGACCTCGCCCTCACCGAGCTCGCCCGGGTGGAGAAGCCCCTCACGGGCGACCGTGTCGGCCGCAACACCCGCTACGACGTCGGTGTCGTCGTCGGCCATCTCCTCGACGGCATCGCCGAGGTCCTGGAGCGGGCGGACATTCCCGCCGAGCGGCTCCTCGGGGTCGGCATCGGCGTGCCCGGCATCGTCGCGCGCACCCCCGAGGACGGGGCCGTCGTGCACGGCCAGACCATCGGCTGGGACGCCGTGCCGCTGGAACGCCTGCTGCGCGAGTCCGGGCTGCTGCCCGAGACCGTTCCGTACTACATCGACAACGGCGCCAAGACGCTCGGCCAGGCCGAGATGTGGTTCGGCGCAGGCCGGGGCGCGCAGAGCGCGGTGGTCGTGCTCTTCGGCTCCGGCGTCGGCGCCTGCGTGGTCTCCGACTCCATGCGGCCGGGCCGGGCCGTGGAGTGGGGGCATCTGACGGTACGGGTCCGTGGACGCCGCTGCCGTTGCGGGGCCCAGGGCTGCCTGGAGGCGTACGCGGGAGCCGAGGCGCTCCTCCAGCGCTGGGCGGAGGCGGGCGGACGCCCGCCCGAGGGCGCGGACGAGGAGACGGCACTGACCGCGATGCTCGCCGCCGCCTACCCCGGCGCGGACGCCGGGGGCACGGTGCCCGAGGCCGACGCCACGGCGCTGGCCGTCCTGGACGAGACCGCCGAGTACCTCGGCGCGGGCTTCTCCGACCTCATCAACCTGTTCCAGCCCGAGCGGATTCTCGTCGGCGGCTGGGCGGGCCTCCAGCTCGGTGCGCGCTTCCTGGAGTCCGTACGGACCCACGCCACCTCGTACGCGCTGTCCTACCCGGCCTCCCACGTCCGCATCGACCTCGGCACCCTGGGCCCTGACGCCGTCACCGTCGGGGCGGCGATCCTGCCGCTCGCCGACTTCTTCGCGCGCGGCGGCCGTGCGCAGGAGACCGGTCCCGAGGAACCGGCCCCCGCCTGGCAGGCGACCCTCCAGCAGCGGGCGGCGCACTGA
- a CDS encoding carbohydrate ABC transporter permease, with product MAPPQSFLWSRRIFLSLLTLFVVLPVFVMVSSSLKPLQDVSGKFQWVPSGLTVRPYFDIWETVPLADYFVNSLVVAGSATVLSVVIAVFAAYAVSRYSFRGKRVFTVTVLSTQMFPGILFLLPLFLIYVNIGNATGIALFGSRAGLILTYLTFSLPFSIWMLIGYFDSVPRDLDEAAKVDGCGPLGALFRVIVPAAIPGIVAVAVYAFMTAWGEVLFASVMTNDATRTLAVGLQGYSTQNDVYWNQIMAASLVVSVPVVAGFLLLQRYLVTGLTAGAVK from the coding sequence ATGGCACCGCCGCAGTCGTTCCTGTGGAGCCGGCGGATCTTCCTGTCGCTCCTCACGCTGTTCGTGGTGCTTCCGGTGTTCGTGATGGTGTCCAGCTCGCTCAAGCCGCTCCAGGACGTCTCGGGGAAGTTCCAGTGGGTCCCCTCGGGGCTCACGGTGCGCCCGTACTTCGACATCTGGGAAACCGTCCCGCTCGCCGACTACTTCGTGAACTCGCTGGTCGTGGCCGGTTCCGCGACGGTTCTGTCCGTGGTCATCGCCGTCTTCGCGGCCTACGCCGTCAGCCGCTACAGCTTCCGCGGCAAGCGCGTCTTCACCGTGACCGTGCTCTCCACCCAGATGTTCCCGGGCATCCTCTTCCTGCTGCCGCTCTTCCTCATCTACGTCAACATCGGCAACGCCACCGGCATCGCGCTCTTCGGATCACGGGCCGGGCTCATCCTCACGTACCTCACCTTCTCCCTGCCGTTCTCCATCTGGATGCTGATCGGGTACTTCGACTCCGTACCCCGGGATCTCGACGAGGCGGCCAAGGTCGACGGATGCGGGCCGCTCGGGGCGCTCTTCCGGGTCATCGTGCCCGCCGCGATCCCCGGCATCGTCGCCGTCGCCGTCTACGCGTTCATGACCGCCTGGGGCGAGGTGCTCTTCGCCTCCGTCATGACCAACGACGCCACGCGGACCCTCGCCGTCGGCCTCCAGGGCTACTCCACCCAGAACGACGTGTACTGGAACCAGATCATGGCCGCCTCCCTGGTCGTGAGCGTGCCCGTCGTCGCCGGATTCCTTCTCCTCCAGCGCTACCTCGTCACCGGCCTCACCGCCGGCGCCGTCAAGTAG
- a CDS encoding LacI family DNA-binding transcriptional regulator, with product MSRQIPTLEDVAREAGVSRATVSRVVNGVRNVDPGIQDLVRHAIDRTGYAPNRAARALVTRRAGTVALIVSGAGDAFAARVFADPFFGRVVSGVLGHLRANGTHPVLMFAESEQARGQAVDYLRQGGADGALVVSIQAADPLPHLLVSAGVPIVLFARPELPQPVSHVDLDHYAGARLAAEHLLTRGCRRIATIRAPQDIPAARARLDGFRDTLARAGLHRPPVAEGTFTLDSGAVAMTRLLEEHPDIDGVFAANDLMAQGACQVLREQGRRIPQDVAVIGFDDSSIAVTCRPPLTTVRQPVERMAATMAQLLEEHVQGVRTEPASTMFEPELIVRESA from the coding sequence ATGAGCAGACAGATCCCGACGCTCGAAGACGTGGCGCGGGAGGCGGGGGTGTCCCGGGCGACGGTGTCCCGGGTCGTGAACGGGGTACGCAACGTCGACCCCGGCATCCAGGATCTGGTCCGCCACGCGATCGACCGGACGGGATACGCCCCCAACCGGGCGGCCAGGGCCCTGGTCACCCGGCGCGCCGGAACCGTCGCGCTCATCGTCTCCGGGGCCGGGGACGCGTTCGCCGCCCGGGTCTTCGCCGACCCGTTCTTCGGCCGGGTGGTCAGCGGTGTCCTGGGACACCTGCGGGCCAACGGCACGCACCCGGTGCTCATGTTCGCCGAGTCCGAGCAGGCCCGGGGACAGGCGGTCGACTATCTGCGCCAGGGCGGCGCGGACGGCGCGCTGGTGGTCTCCATCCAGGCCGCCGATCCGCTGCCGCACCTGCTGGTCTCGGCCGGGGTCCCCATCGTCCTCTTCGCCCGCCCGGAGCTGCCCCAGCCGGTCAGCCACGTCGACCTGGACCACTACGCGGGGGCCCGGCTGGCGGCCGAGCACCTGCTGACCAGGGGGTGCCGCCGGATCGCCACGATCCGCGCCCCGCAGGACATCCCGGCCGCCCGCGCCCGGCTCGACGGCTTCCGCGACACCCTGGCCCGCGCGGGCCTGCACCGCCCGCCGGTCGCCGAGGGCACGTTCACCCTCGACAGCGGTGCGGTGGCGATGACCCGGCTGCTGGAGGAGCACCCGGACATCGACGGAGTGTTCGCCGCCAACGACCTGATGGCCCAGGGAGCCTGCCAGGTCCTGCGCGAGCAGGGCAGGCGCATCCCGCAGGACGTGGCCGTCATCGGGTTCGACGATTCGAGCATCGCCGTGACGTGCCGGCCGCCGCTGACGACGGTCCGGCAGCCCGTGGAGCGGATGGCGGCGACCATGGCCCAGCTGCTGGAGGAGCACGTCCAGGGCGTCCGCACGGAGCCCGCCTCCACGATGTTCGAACCGGAACTGATCGTCCGCGAATCCGCCTGA
- a CDS encoding DUF6412 domain-containing protein, with protein sequence MGDANRLRGTFARLLRPVGLVVLFLTEVLLAEGGSLSAAVALAATAAAGSALLASAVISARCAVPVPRTRVRTAIRDREKRTAFLPQRDPDARGRTRPRAPGRALLTAA encoded by the coding sequence ATGGGCGACGCGAACCGTCTCCGTGGCACCTTCGCACGGCTGCTGCGACCGGTCGGACTGGTGGTGCTCTTCCTCACCGAGGTCCTCCTCGCCGAAGGCGGCAGTCTCTCCGCCGCGGTCGCGCTCGCCGCCACCGCCGCAGCCGGCTCCGCCCTTCTCGCCTCCGCCGTGATCAGCGCGCGCTGCGCCGTCCCCGTGCCCCGCACCCGGGTCCGCACCGCCATCCGCGACCGGGAGAAACGCACCGCGTTCCTGCCCCAGCGCGATCCCGACGCCCGGGGCCGCACCAGGCCCCGAGCACCCGGCCGTGCCCTCCTGACGGCCGCGTAG